The following are from one region of the Corylus avellana chromosome ca1, CavTom2PMs-1.0 genome:
- the LOC132177529 gene encoding uncharacterized protein LOC132177529, whose translation MVAETIKKWTKVLRTGAIEAKFMGVDLSTIMFSMERGQDTSELKDFVLNQAEAYEMKIGDQVFRRPGDPPLEKLVAELHNEKSKLDNTSPPKKDDFKEEL comes from the exons ATGGTAGCTGAGACTATTAAGAAATGGACAAAAGTTTTGAGAACCGGAGCTATTGAGGCGAAGTTCATGGGTGTTGATCTGAGCACAATCATGTTCAGTATGGAAAGAGGCCAAGATACATCTGAG TTGAAGGATTTTGTGTTGAACCAAGCAGAGGCATATGAGATGAAGATTGGGGATCAAGTTTTTCGAAGGCCTGGAGATCCTCCTTTGGAGAAACTTGTTGCAGAGCTCCACAATGAGAAAAGCAAGCTGGATAATACTAGTCCCCCCAAAAAAGACGATTTCAAAGAAGAGTTGTAG
- the LOC132177358 gene encoding endochitinase EP3-like gives DVLVADIVTAEFFDGILDKADASCPGKKFYTRAAFIEALNSFNDFGRIGSIDDSKREIAAFFGHVTHEIGHFCYIKEIHGHSKKYCSKAYTKYYPCNPNKGYYGRGPIQLTWNFNYGSAGKSSGFDGLNSPETVANDPVISFKTALWYWMKKVHPIIHQGFGATIQAINYFECHGAHLARVKGRVAHYTEYCHQLGVAPGNNLTC, from the exons GATGTTTTGGTGGCTGATATTGTGACAGCAGAATTCTTCGATGGGATACTTGATAAGGCTGATGCAAGTTGTCCTGGAAAGAAATTTTACACACGAGCAGCGTTTATTGAAGCTCTCAATTCATTTAATGATTTTGGAAGGATTGGTTCGATTGATGACTCTAAGCGTGAGATTGCAGCCTTCTTTGGACATGTTACACATGAAATTGGAC ATTTTTGCTATATAAAGGAGATACATGGTCACTCCAAGAAGTACTGTAGCAAGGCATACACAAAATACTATCCCTGCAATCCCAACAAAGGTTATTATGGCCGTGGACCAATTCAGTTGACATGGAATTTCAATTATGGATCGGCGGGAAAGAGCAGTGGGTTTGACGGATTAAACTCTCCTGAAACTGTTGCAAATGACCCTGTTATTTCATTCAAGACAGCCTTGTGGTATTGGATGAAGAAGGTTCACCCAATCATTCACCAAGGATTCGGAGCAACAATTCaagcaattaattattttgaatgtCATGGTGCACACCTTGCAAGAGTAAAAGGACGTGTTGCTCATTACACTGAATATTGTCACCAACTTGGTGTTGCTCCCGGCAACAATCTCACTTGCTAG